One stretch of Ananas comosus cultivar F153 linkage group 6, ASM154086v1, whole genome shotgun sequence DNA includes these proteins:
- the LOC109712089 gene encoding uncharacterized protein LOC109712089 has product MDKVKVMLLCVAIFVTAILLSGHVAAAEVHGDHRKAAHDDLICNGDLNKLRRFCRRSIANDGRRAMAPTWTCCDTVLIVDMYCLCREITPRLERAVSMERVAHVAEVCRRPIRSGTRCGSYTVPTFQMAKKKLQPPPPPKIQEERRVVPPPPPPRSPR; this is encoded by the exons ATGGACAAGGTCAAGGTTATGTTGTTATGTGTGGCAATTTTTGTCACGGCCATATTACTTTCTGGTCATGTTGCCGCGGCGGAAGTTCACGGCGATCATCGTAAGGCGGCGCACGACGACTTAATCTGCAATGGCGACCTTAACAAGCTCCGTCGGTTCTGCAGAAGATCCATAGCTAACGACGGGAGGAGGGCTATGGCCCCCACATGGACGTGTTGTGATACGGTTTTGATCGTCGACATGTATTGTCTCTGCCGCGAGATCACGCCGCGCCTCGAGAGGGCTGTTAGCATGGAAAGGGTGGCTCACGTCGCAGAAGTATGTCGGCGGCCAATTCGGAGCGGAACTAGATGCGGAA GCTATACCGTTCCAACGTTCCAGATGGCAAAGAAGAAGCTACAGCCACCGCCGCCACCGAAGATTCAAGAAGAGAGGAGAGTGGTGccccctccacctcctcctaGATCTCCTAGATGA
- the LOC109711418 gene encoding LOW QUALITY PROTEIN: protein TIC 55, chloroplastic (The sequence of the model RefSeq protein was modified relative to this genomic sequence to represent the inferred CDS: substituted 1 base at 1 genomic stop codon): MALLLPSYYSLSLLSPSKTLEQPHFTSLATISPPKSTSLAQKALRRSEKKRFCAHGSAAAAAAAAEEVVIPKEVEEVVGDRDRVEYDWREEWYPLYLSAEVPADAALGLTVYDKQVVLYRDADGALRCHTDRCPHRLAKLSEGQLVDGKLECLYHGWQFDGNGKCVKIPQLPEGAKIPRSACVKTYEVRDSQGVVWIWMSEKNPPNVEKLPWFEHYARPGFVDNSTIHELPYDHSILLENLMDPAHVPISHDRTDWTAKREDAQPLLFTVVERNHRGFAGRWGRSXNPALMNFLRFQAPCVLSNDLEFVDKNGVQQYFSGLFLCRPAGQGKSMLIVRFGGSTRSALMKMIPKWFVHQNACKVFEQDMGFLSSQNEVLMKEKVPAKELYINLRSSDTWVAEYRKWMDKAGHGMPYYFGHSSVSLPKEPAVVEQAPAGLVAGIAASFPAKGGIGTQHAPNPANRYYRHVVHCKGCRSAVKAFQAWNNVLRFLAAAAAAAAILASSRQWKSLLLVSAAVLGTGSYACSSVVSILTTNFVRKHRRL, translated from the exons ATGGCACTTCTCCTCCCCTCCTAttattctctctccctcctctctccctcaAAAACCCTAGAACAACCCCACTTCACCTCCCTTGCAACAATTTCTCCTCCCAAAAGCACTTCTCTAGCTCAAAAGGCCCTGCGAAGGAGCGAAAAGAAGCGGTTTTGTGCTCACGggagtgcggcggcggcggcggcggcggcggaggaggtggtgaTTCCTAAAGAAGTAGAGGAGGTGGTGGGAGATAGAGATAGAGTGGAGTATGATTGGAGGGAGGAGTGGTACCCTCTCTACTTGTCGGCGGAGGTCCCCGCTGACGCCGCGCTCGGCCTCACCGTCTACGACAAGCAGGTTGTGCTCTACCGCGACGCCGACGGCGCTCTCCGGTGCCACACAGACCGGTGCCCCCACAG ATTAGCGAAGCTCTCGGAGGGTCAGCTCGTCGACGGGAAGCTCGAATGCCTCTACCACGGATGGCAATTCGACGGCaacggcaagtgtgtgaagatACCGCAG TTGCCGGAGGGAGCGAAGATCCCTCGCAGCGCCTGCGTAAAAACATATGAAGTGAGAGACTCACAAGGCGTAGTTTGGATTTGGATGTCGGAGAAGAACCCTCCGAACGTCGAAAAGCTCCCGTGGTTCGAGCACTATGCCCGGCCGGGCTTCGTCGACAATTCGACCATCCACGAGCTCCCCTACGACCACTCTATCCTCTTGGAAAACCTCATGGACCCGGCTCACGTCCCCATCTCCCACGACCGCACCGACTGGACCGCCAAGCGCGAGGATGCCCAGCCGCTCCTATTCACCGTCGTCGAGCGCAACCACCGAGGCTTCGCCGGCCGGTGGGGCCGGTCTTGAAACCCCGCGCTGATGAACTTCCTTCGGTTCCAG GCGCCTTGCGTTCTCTCGAACGACTTGGAGTTTGTCGACAAGAACGGCGTGCAGCAGTACTTCTCGGGGCTTTTCCTCTGTAGGCCGGCCGGGCAGGGAAAGTCTATGCTCATCGTGCGGTTCGGGGGGAGCACGAGGAGCGCGCTGATGAAGATGATACCGAAATGGTTCGTTCACCAGAATGCGTGCAAGGTGTTTGAGCAGGACATGGGGTTCCTCTCGTCGCAGAACGAGGTGCTCATGAAGGAGAAAGTGCCCGCGAAGGAGCTTTATATCAATCTCCGGTCGTCCGATACGTGGGTGGCGGAGTATAGGAAGTGGATGGACAAGGCCGGGCACGGGATGCCGTACTACTTCGGTCATAGCAGTGTGTCGCTTCCGAAGGAGCCAGCGGTGGTGGAGCAAGCACCGGCAGGGCTGGTCGCGGGGATCGCGGCTTCTTTTCCTGCAAAGGGAGGGATTGGAACTCAGCATGCGCCGAACCCGGCAAATCGGTACTACCGTCACGTGGTTCACTGCAAGGGGTGCCGCAGCGCCGTCAAAGCATTCCAGGCGTGGAACAACGTGCTACGGTTTCTCGCCGCTGCAGCAGCGGCGGCTGCGATTCTGGCGTCGTCGCGGCAGTGGAAGAGCCTACTGTTGGTGTCTGCTGCGGTTCTCGGGACTGGATCATATGCTTGCTCAAGTGTAGTTTCAATCCTAACAACAAACTTTGTTAGGAAGCACAGAAGATTGTGA